The Oryzias latipes chromosome 11, ASM223467v1 nucleotide sequence tctacctTCATACAAATAGATCCCtgaacgtctttattttcctcgtctgagatggTTTtagactcaaaactgtacggctggataactccaatactTCTCACCACTGCTCTAAGCAACAAgaaagggattaaaaaaaactgtggaaacacttttgcaattgatcaaaagatgattgaagtgggactttaaattgtcAGCTgttgttaaccctttaactgcctACTCAACCACACAGTAGAGCACTTCGGAAAAATATTATCAAAAGCACTGATTATGTGTATTCTGTTGCAATGagcagcagaacaaaacaaaagagtaAATGTGTTAATATTCTCTCAGTGTAAATTCAGTCTTTGGATTTCTGGTTTTAAACTCGGTGCTCGTCATTGTGGTCCCCTGCATGTTTTTGGTTGAaggatgtttgtgttttctgtcagtttaaattttaaacagTGGTTTTTGTTATGGTTCCTTCCTGGTTACCTGCCACATTCcctcttgtttaaaaaaaccccACGACCAATCACATTTTCcactgttttcatgttttcatgtgtGTTCTGGTTGTTaattttcatttgcagtttcAGTGTTGTCTgactcaaaaacacacacagatggcTACGTTTTTAATGATATATAAACTTCTGATTTGTCATTTTATACATCGTATTAGtataataaaaaagtttgtgagttttttttacaacttgaCATTGAAATGTTTCCTCTCAGTTGAGAATCACACATGCATGAAGCCTCCTAGAGCCGTAATAATCCCAGTAATAAAGAGAGCATTCCTAAAATACTTCTTCAACTTAtaacagctttttaaaagtCAATTCATTGATCTGATATGACACACTCTTAAACAACAGTAAGgctgttaaaaaaattagataagTAATTCACAAATTACTTATTAACTATGTACTATTGTCCAATGTTGTGACCGCAGTTGAACTGGAAACTTGGATGTGCATCGACTGCTGCATGAAGAGGTCAGTTCAGGTACTTAGTGCAATAATAAGATacatataaattaaaaatggtTACACAAAAGCTTTAACCTCTACTTTAGACCTCACACATCAGCCTTTTTGCAAGAACTGCCATGGCTGTGCATGCGCCATATGTCCTCTGTTGACAACTAACAGTTACTTCATGGGGCTTTGTCCTACTTGACCTCGAAGTTCAGTTTGCTAGTCAGTTTTTGCAGAAGGGAGATGGGTCAGAAGAAAGTGCAAGAGGTTAAAGGTCATGAAAGGAGCCAACGCTTCTGTgtttatatgtaaatatataggAATACAAGCAAACATGCTCATATGTATATGTCAACACTCGTGATTCCCCcccaaaaatgctaaaatgcatgttttttttgtgcatataGTCTTATAAGTGTAACACTATGAATTAAAACTGCTTTTAGAAACGTGGATGATTATTTACAAAgtgaacagaaaaaagaacTATTAATATTTGGGAGTCAGCTGAAAAGGGGGCTTGAAAAACTGGCAGGGGAGGATTCACGCTTCGTTGCTAAGGTCACGTTGCAGAAGACCGCTTCATGTCACAAGTCAAACATCATGGCAAAGCTGAGCGCAGCAAAAAGAGGAGCAAGGTCATTGGCAAGGTCTTTGTAAGGTTATCAAGGCAAGTGAGGGGGGGTAGCATGAATTGTTCTACTGTCTAAAGGATTTGAAcaagaaattaaattaaaagataGAAACATGGAAAAGTTCATcgcaaaatgtttttataagcaCAGCAAgagttgtaaaaacatttttcctaaaGGAAATTAAGTCCTGCAAAGAGGAAATGCTGCATCAGAGCAATTCTGCATGGAAAATTTGTTCTTAAGACTAATccttaaaacaaagttttttatttttcttcataaaattgttttaaattctcTTTACTAGTAAATATACATtccagaccaaaagtttggacacaccttctcattcaaagagttttctttattttcataactatgaaaattgtagattcacactgaaggcatcaaaactatgaattaacacatgtggaattatatacatgacaaaaaagtgtgaaacaactgaaaatatgtcatattgtaggttcttcaaagtagccaccttttgatttgattactgctttacacactcttggcattctcttgatgagcttcacctgaaatgtttttcacgtCACAGGTGTGCCcagtcaggtttaataagtgtgatttcttgccttataaatggggttgggacatcagttgtgttgtgcagaagtcaggtggacacacagctgatagtccaaCTGAaaagactgttagaatttgaattatggcaagaaaaaagcagctaagaacagaaaaacgagtgcccatcattactttaagaaatgaaggtcagtcagtccaaaagattgggaaaactttgagtcaccagcctcagaaatggcaggttaacagcatctcagattagagagcaggtcaatggcacacagagttctagcagcagacacatctctacaacaactgttaaaggagactgtgtgaatcaggccttcatggtagaatatctgctaggaaaccactgctaaagaaaggcaacaagcagaagagacttgtttgggctgctttggtctgatgagtccaaattggagatttttggttccaccaccatgtctttgtgcgacgcagaaaaggtgaacggatggaccctacatgcctggttcccaccgtggagcatggaggaggaggtgtgatggtgtggggtgcttttggtgacactgttggggatttattccaaattgaaggcatcctgaaccagcatggctaccacagcatcttccAGCGGCATGCctttccatccggtttgcgtttagttggaccatcatttatctttcaacaggacaatggcctcaaacacacctccaggctgtgtaagggctatttgaccaagaaggagagtgatggggtggcTGTACAGaggacctggcctccacagtcaccggacctgaactcaatcgagatggtttggggtgagctggaccgcagagtgaaggcaaaagggccaacaagtgctaagcatctctgggaactccttcatgaCTGTTggagaccatttcaggtgactacctctggaagctcatcaaagcagtaatcaaagcaaaaggtggctactttgaattttcaatattacatattttcagttgtttcacacttttttgttatgtatataattccacgtgTGTTAaatcacagttttgatgccttcagtgtgaatctacaattttcatagtctaAAAATATCTAATATAAAATATATCTGTTTTTTACAACTAcagatctgtcttttttttgtttgtttttttataattaacccctctccagcagctgagcaaatcTTTCAGATTGTACTGTACCAATAGAGGGTCATGAATCTTTCAACCCATGAAATGTAGACTTGgataaactccttttgtatttggaactaaactttatttatattatatttgcatacattcattttttttgaaaaggcaAGAGAGAGTTGGGATATTATAAATGGGGGATAGGggtacaaaaaaggaaaaaaacatttcttgtaTAAATGAGCTGTTGGATCAAAATGTCTTAACTGTTCCTTAGATGGACATTTAGAAGGAATTGTTTATGGAGAAAGGTCCATTGGTAAAGAAGACCGTCGAACTCCTTTCCTAAGACTTTCAGCAGCTGTCTTATATTAGGTAGTTTAGGTCAGGAAGGAGCTGAAAGGCTTCCAACAGCCCCCATCAACTtcatgttttacaaagcattcCCTCCTGTTTATCAGGTCATTACCCTCACTACCCATTCTCAAGCCTAAACTAACTCTGACCTCTTTGGGCCAGCCTTTATCAGGACTTCAGTTGCCTTTCCCAACCACATTAACTCATTTGCTCAAGTCAAACTCGCAGCTGCAGTTAGTCTACTTTGTAATGTATTATGTCACTTGTTAAGCCATGACTGCAAGAGTGTTAACCTTTAACAAAGGCAGACGGTTTAGATTTTAGCTCGTCTTCAGAATGGTACTTTATATCtctaacaatgtttttttccaaatcaaacAAACTCCTCACttctgaaacataaaaaaagtaaaaacatattttaaaaaatacaaactatatTGCACTGGTTTAATGTAGCTGTGTCTACAGCGATCAGTAGTTAGATGGTGACCCAAGTATCACTGGCATGTCATAGATTGATTGAGACATTCCTCCAGTATTGAGGCAGTGGGATATGCTGCCCCCTGTTGACCAGAATGTAAAACTTCCAGCAGGAGTTTGACTAAACAAAAGCTGCTCAGACCCCCAGGTAACAGCCGTCTTTTCTCCAGCTGATCTGTGATCTGAACAAAGGTGCTGCTCCGCTTTAACCAGCAAAATGGACGGTGGAAAAGCTCTGAGCGGCCGAGCTGGAGTAGTGTCTTTTTTCAGCAGGTTTTCAATGGAAAAGGAGCTGCTGAACTTCCCGTTAACCCGGGCATCATCACAGGCAGCAGGTTGAGGAGAGCAGAGCACCGACTGCTTTCCTGATCTTTGATTTTTGCTCCCTGTTTCCACTTTGGAGGCGAGCTCGGGGAAGAGGTGCAGGAGATCTTTGAGGTGACGACGCACCATCTTTGTTGTGATCTGGCTAGAGTCCAGTTTCCAGTAGTTTCTCTTGGTAGTCACAGGGTCTGGCACCACTGGAATCTAGTAAAGTAATTGTAATCCAGGTTTTAGTTGCAAAATTAAGCTAAACTAGCACATTTAAAGACCAAAACAAACCTTTCTGAAGCATCTGTGCGTTGACAAACACACCCGGATGTTGTTCTCAACAGATTTTCTGCCCTCAGAAATCAGTGGCTCCATCTTCTGAATCAACTACAAGATATTCAATTGgggttattcttttttttaacattttgagctgaaataaataaataaatagaaaaagaatCAATTAGTATTCCATTTGAATCATCTCACCTGAGTGAAGGTGAGCATCTGGTCCGGAGCATCATGAAGGGCCACTGCAATCTTTGCCAGGTAGGTGGAAGCATTCCCATAGACTTCTCTCCGGGTGCCACTGGTTGGATGAAAGGTTCCTGGAACTCCAGACTTCTCCATCTTCCTTGCAGGGGCTTCCAGATCCGTGTTGGTCTGAGATCTCCAGCTGGTGGACCTTCAAGTCTGCACATAAGTCCTATTTGTACAATAGGGGATTACAGGGTGGGTCCCAAAGGTTAACAAGCACCTTTTCATGAGATGATGACCCATGGATGTTGGAGGTGGAGCCAGACATCACAGGAAAAGGTCATTTCAAAAACAGCTTTACATGTGCAAATGTGAGCAAAAGGCAAATCTGGAGGTGGCAGAGCTGAAGATGTTCAAGTTCCCTTCGGGAATAACAAGGATGGATCTCAGACACGAGATTAATGCAGCAAAGTATCTTAAATGGTATGGACACACGAAGACAGTGATGATATTGATAAAAGATGCTCAGGTTGGGGCTATGAGGAGGGATTTAGGTCAGGAGTCTGAaaccttcaacacttaaagagccaTTCAGGAGCCAGAAGAAGCTGCAATGTCTTTTGTCAAAAACAAGACACGGATTTGGatttatgtgaaaaaataacgctattgtttttataaataacacatacacataaagacatttttccaaaaatgaaatagtttataacttttgacaggTTCATATgacttattttcaaaataaaagactcacTGTACCACTTATGATCATCCCAGCAAATGCAGTTACAGGTGGTGTCATGCCAGCACTGAGAAAATATTTATATACACAGGTAATTTTATTGTAGTTGGTGCAGCTCAgtcaaaaatgtgtaaatctaGCAAACTAAAATCAAATAACAGGTAAATTGtgcaaccctttttttttttttaccataaaaaaGCCTGAATTTTGTTCAATAATAGATAGTCTACCTTATGCTCTGGTGCTCCTTAAGTATGAATTCTGGTTCACTGACCCCATGTTGATTTACTGTGGTACATGGAACTCAGAAATCTGTCATAATGTTTGACTTGATTAACTGTAGGAGCATTGTGGGTAATGTAGTCAGGACCCCTGGGAAGTGAGATGTTCTGTGCTGCATCTGTTTAGGAATGAGTTGATTtaagttttgacttttctggctgttttgttttgcttgtcttTTAGTCCAAAAGGTAAGGTTACAGTTTAAACTTTTaaccagtttgtttttttcaaccaaaGAGCCACAAAGGAGGGAGGGAGTCAAAGAGGTTGCAGATCCCTCCTTCAGGTGGAAGTGGGTGATTTGGTGTGAGGAGCCCTGAAGGGAGCAGATGGCAAAGAAGAAgtccttttaaaagaaagatcGTTAAACTAGTTTAAGTCCCAGAATGTGGAGTCAGCATTACGTTTGGATCATTTCCATTCATGTTCAACTGTAGCACGTGGTGGAAATGGTTTAACATCATCACAAAGGTAGGCTGCACTCCATTGTggactgttgttgtttttttttttttttcaacttttacacaaatattcacatttttcatGCTGGTTTTATTCACCTAACAGCTAATCCTATTATCCTTTAAAGAAAACCTTTAAGTTGAAAATGGAGTCGTAGGCTGGGGTGAAATTCCAATGAACAACCATTACATTCCATttgtcttttgtgtgtgtgatgatGAGACCTATTTGCATCATTTAAACCCATTCAGATTTACACATTAACAATGCCCATGTTaaaggttttgtttaaaaaaaaatgaataaatgggtGTATTCTTTAAACCAGTATTTTCTTGTCCTGCCCTGGAATCTGAAGCCTCAAATGCCTCTTTTACCTTCAACAATTATCATCATCTTTCTTCAGAAAAATggaaattgaaataaaatttaaattacttttagttaaaaagaaaaaaaagccacttaAGGTTTGGTGATGTTCAGTTTTTACTAATCACATTTGCCAAAATTGCACCAGACTGTCAGCAGGTTGTTTAAGggataataataagaaaaatgttcaaatctttTTGAGCACTTTAGTTTTACTACACTGGGTTCATATCGGCTATTATATCTTTATTCTTatcaatgcttttctttttaacaaatcATTGTTATTGTTATAATAGTGTGCAAACAATAAGCACACAAAAATGAGACTTTTTTCATGCTACCATGTTGAAACATTGATACATGCCATGTCTTGTATCTGAAGGAACCTGCTAATATTTACAAATCTCATTTTGTAGAGCATTTGTAACTTTAATGCATTGAATTTAGAAGATAAGATCAAATGTGCTTAACATATTTTGCATTAATTAATCTTTTTTGgtataaatgcaacaaaaataaaaataaaatagttaatAGATGGATAACTTCTTTCTTAATATGTGtaatttactgtattttccttttcattcacatacccagaagtccatttgtcacctGACGTCATGGTCCTGTCATGCGCAGAAGAAACACCAAACCGGAAAGAAAGGCGTTTTTTTTCgataaactttattgcacatttttcaatttgCAGAAATTCACAGTCAGTatcacaataaagaaacaattgttaacatcaaacacacataaaagACCAAATAACAGTAATGGTAATAAGCCCTGTGTGTTTCTATTTTAGTgtaggtcttttatttttttattattttttttttataaatgctcATATACAAACCAAGTTAGGGTGAACAAACGTAAATGCAcatatagaaaaaacaaaacaaaatgtgaaaagaaggcaAAGGCAAgccaaaaaacaattcaaataaCAATACTTATGATATTTGAtatatttga carries:
- the LOC101163910 gene encoding uncharacterized protein LOC101163910 — encoded protein: MEKSGVPGTFHPTSGTRREVYGNASTYLAKIAVALHDAPDQMLTFTQLIQKMEPLISEGRKSVENNIRVCLSTHRCFRKIPVVPDPVTTKRNYWKLDSSQITTKMVRRHLKDLLHLFPELASKVETGSKNQRSGKQSVLCSPQPAACDDARVNGKFSSSFSIENLLKKDTTPARPLRAFPPSILLVKAEQHLCSDHRSAGEKTAVTWGSEQLLFSQTPAGSFTFWSTGGSISHCLNTGGMSQSIYDMPVILGSPSNY